CCCGCAGTACGTGGGTCAGGCGCACTACGACGTGGCCACCCGGGTCAAGCAGATCCTCCAGCGCAACAAGGAACTGCAGGACATCATCGCCATCCTGGGCGTCGACGAGCTGTCCGAGGAGGACAAGATCATCGTCGCGCGGGCGCGCCGTCTGCAGCAGTTCCTCAGCCAGAACACCTACACGGCGGAGAAGTTCACGCAGGTGCCGGGCTCGACCGTGGCGCTGGCCGACACCATCGAGTCGTTCAAGATGATCTGCGACGGCGAGGTCGACCACATCGCCGAGCAGGCCTTCTTCAACGTCGGTGGCATGGACATGGTCATGGAGAACTGGGACCGCATCCAGAAGGAAGGCTGAGCATGGCGTTCGACAGCAGCCCGCTGCGGGTCGAGGTCGTAAGCGCCGACGGGCTCATCTGGCAGGGGGACGCCGTGTCGGTGGTCGCCCGCACCATGGAGGGCGACATCGGCATCATGGCGAACCACGAGCCGTTGCTCGCCATCCTGGTGCCGTCGGCGGCCGAGGTGCTCTCGGTCGACGGCAAGCGGGAGATCGTGGCCGTCGACGGCGGCTTCCTCTCGGTGTCGGACAACCACGTGTCCGTGCTGAGCAGCTACGCCCGCCTGGCGCACGAGATCTCGCTGCCCGAGGCGGAGCTGGAACTCGCCCGCGCGCAGAAGGCCCTCGAGGACGGCGACATCAGCACCGAGACGATGCAGCACGTCCACCGGGCCAGCGCCCAGGTGCGCGCCGCGAAGCGGGCCTCGGAGAAGCATTAGGGACGAGGCGGGGGAGCATGCCGGATTGGTGGAGCTGGTCGGCCGGGTTGGCCGTCGTCCTGCTGATCTGCGTGCTCGCCCCCATCGCCTGGCTCCTGTTCCGCCGCATGTGGCTGTCCATGGGACACGGGCGGGTGTTCGCCTGCTCGCTGCAACGCACCCCGACCTCCGTGTGGAAGGTCGGGGTGGCTCGTTTCCACGCCGACACGTTCGAGTGGTACCGGGTGTTCAGCCTGTCGCTGCGCCCCAAGGTGACGTTCCGCCGGGACCAGACCGTGGTGCTCAAGGTCCATCCCGCCCACGGCGGCGAGGGCTCCGGCGTGTTCCCGGGCCACTCGATCGTGGAACTCGGCCCGCCGCTGGCGGGCCGCTCGCTGGCGATGGCGCGCCCGGACCTCACGGCCTTCACGAGCTGGACCGAGGCCAGCCCGCCCGGCATGAAGAACGGGCGCCTGCTCGGCTCCTAGGCGTTCTCGGCCTGCGAGCGCCGGATGCGCGCGCGGTGCCGCTCGGCCCGCTCGCCGACAGGCTCCCGGTCCTTGCCGGGGATCCACAGCACGTCGTGACCGGTGTTGGCCACCCGCGCGAGGATGAACAGCAGGTCCGACAGCCGGTTGAGGTAGGTGATGGCCAGCGGGTTCAGCCCGCCGGGCTCCTCGCCGGCGCCCACGTCGAAGCCGTACTCCTGCGCGGCGGCCCACGCGGCGCGCTCGGCGCGGCGGACCACGGTGCGGGCGAGGTGCAGGTAACCGGCGCTCGGCGTCCCGCCGGGCAGGATGAAGCTGGCCAGGTCCGGCAGCCCCTCGGAGTACTCGTCGCACCAGGCCTCGAGGCGCTCGACGTTGGCGGCCGTGACCCGCAGCGGCTCCCACTTGGGCTCTGCGACCACCGGGTTGGACAGATCCGCGCCCACGTCGAACAGCTCGTTCTGGATGGCGCGCAGGGTCACGAGGATCGGCTGCGGCAGGGCCTCGAGCGCGGTCACGACGCCCAGGATGCTGTTCGCCTCGTCGACGTCGCCGTAGGCCGCGACGCGCGCGTCGGTCTTGCTCGTCAGGCTCATGTCGGACAGCCGGGTCTGGCCGGCGTCACCGGTTCGGGTGTAGATGCGCGTCAAGTTGACCATGCCCTCACCCTAGTGTGAGGTGGGCAGGGTGAACCGACGCCTGCTCGCCCTGCTGCTCCTGCCCGTGCTGCTGGTGGCCGCGACCGGGTGCGCGCTGCGGCCCGTGAACCGGACGCCCGCCGCCGGGACCGTGACGTGCGACTACCGGCCGGGCGGCACGCCCGCCAAGCCGGTGGACCCGCCCGCGTGGCAGGACGTCCCCGCGTCGGGCACCGAGCCGGTCACGTTCGACCTGGGGGATGTGAAGCTCCAGGGCGAGCTCGACCGGGGCGTCGCGCCGTGCACCGTGAACTCGTTCGCGAGCCTGGTCACCCAGGGCTTCTACACGGGCAGCGAGTGCCACCGGCTCTCGACCTCGGGGATCTTCATCCTGCAGTGCGGCGATCCGACGGGCACCGGCAGCGGGACGCCCGGGTACGTCTTCGACGACGAGGTGACCCCGGACACCACCTATCCCGCCGGCACGATCGCCATGGCCAACATGGGCCGCAACACCAACGGCAGCCAGTTCTTCTTCGTGTACGCGGACACGCCGCTGCCGCCGAACTACACCGTCTTCGGCCACCTCGACCAGGCCGCCACCGAGGCGGTGGCCGAGCGCGCCTTCCAGGGCCACGACGCGAGCAACCGGGACGGGACCGGGCGGCCGCTGGTCCCCACGGTGCTGCGCAGCGTCACGCTGGGCTGAGCCTCAGCGTCCCAGGGCCGGGCGCAGCTGGTCCAGGAACGCCTGCAGGGTCGCCGCCACCGCCTGCGGTTGGTCGGCGTGCAGCCAGTGGCCCGCGTTCTTGATGGTCACCAGCCGGGTGCGCGGGAACAGGGCGCGCATGGCCGGGCCGTGCTCGTCGGTGACGTAGCCGGAGTCGGCGCCCCGCAGCCACAGCACCGGCCCCTGGAACGGCCCCCGCAGGCCGGCCGGCCAGCCGCTGATCTGGGGCAGGGACGCCGCCAGCAGGTCGAGGTTGGGCAGCCACCGCCAGCCCTCGGGGCGGGCGCGGTGCAGGTTCTGCAGCAGGAACGCCCGGACGCCGGCGTCCGGCACCGTCGCGGCGAGCAACCGGTCGGCGTCCTCGCGTGTGCGCACCTGGTCCAGCGGCAGGGTGCGCAGGCCGTTGACGAGGCGTCCGAACCCGTAGCCGTGCGAGGAGTCGTCGGGGGAGATGTCGGCGACCACGAGCGCGCGCACCAGGCTCGGGTGCCGCAACGCCAGCGCCATCGCGGTCTTGCCGCCCATGGAGTGCCCCAGGACGGTGATCGGCGTGCCGGCGGGCAGGTGTTCTCGCAGCGTCTCGGCGACGCGGTCGGCCCACTCGGCGTAGCCGAAGGACGCCGTCCAGGCGCTGCGGCCGTGGTTGGGCAGGTCGATCAGCAGGCCGGGATCCGTCGCGGAGACGGCCTTCGCCACGGTGGCGAGGTTCTTGCCCTGGCCGAGCAGGCCGTGCAGGTAGGCGATCCGGGGGACGCCCTGACCGATCTGCATGGTGTGCAGCATGCTCAGGCCCGCCTCGCCCAGCAGGCGCTGTGCCAGTGCCGGCGGTGGTCCACCCCGCTGCTGGCGCCGATGGGCGCGACGCTGGGCCACGC
Above is a window of Propioniciclava coleopterorum DNA encoding:
- a CDS encoding peptidylprolyl isomerase, encoding MNRRLLALLLLPVLLVAATGCALRPVNRTPAAGTVTCDYRPGGTPAKPVDPPAWQDVPASGTEPVTFDLGDVKLQGELDRGVAPCTVNSFASLVTQGFYTGSECHRLSTSGIFILQCGDPTGTGSGTPGYVFDDEVTPDTTYPAGTIAMANMGRNTNGSQFFFVYADTPLPPNYTVFGHLDQAATEAVAERAFQGHDASNRDGTGRPLVPTVLRSVTLG
- a CDS encoding cob(I)yrinic acid a,c-diamide adenosyltransferase; the protein is MVNLTRIYTRTGDAGQTRLSDMSLTSKTDARVAAYGDVDEANSILGVVTALEALPQPILVTLRAIQNELFDVGADLSNPVVAEPKWEPLRVTAANVERLEAWCDEYSEGLPDLASFILPGGTPSAGYLHLARTVVRRAERAAWAAAQEYGFDVGAGEEPGGLNPLAITYLNRLSDLLFILARVANTGHDVLWIPGKDREPVGERAERHRARIRRSQAENA
- a CDS encoding F0F1 ATP synthase subunit epsilon, which encodes MAFDSSPLRVEVVSADGLIWQGDAVSVVARTMEGDIGIMANHEPLLAILVPSAAEVLSVDGKREIVAVDGGFLSVSDNHVSVLSSYARLAHEISLPEAELELARAQKALEDGDISTETMQHVHRASAQVRAAKRASEKH
- a CDS encoding DUF2550 domain-containing protein; the encoded protein is MPDWWSWSAGLAVVLLICVLAPIAWLLFRRMWLSMGHGRVFACSLQRTPTSVWKVGVARFHADTFEWYRVFSLSLRPKVTFRRDQTVVLKVHPAHGGEGSGVFPGHSIVELGPPLAGRSLAMARPDLTAFTSWTEASPPGMKNGRLLGS
- a CDS encoding alpha/beta fold hydrolase, which translates into the protein MLHTMQIGQGVPRIAYLHGLLGQGKNLATVAKAVSATDPGLLIDLPNHGRSAWTASFGYAEWADRVAETLREHLPAGTPITVLGHSMGGKTAMALALRHPSLVRALVVADISPDDSSHGYGFGRLVNGLRTLPLDQVRTREDADRLLAATVPDAGVRAFLLQNLHRARPEGWRWLPNLDLLAASLPQISGWPAGLRGPFQGPVLWLRGADSGYVTDEHGPAMRALFPRTRLVTIKNAGHWLHADQPQAVAATLQAFLDQLRPALGR